A region from the Vicia villosa cultivar HV-30 ecotype Madison, WI linkage group LG3, Vvil1.0, whole genome shotgun sequence genome encodes:
- the LOC131658440 gene encoding uncharacterized protein LOC131658440, producing MEDPFILFPETNPHLPPPRNLSTTKSLLNLSNKPTKSYVKLMSNVCNIPLSQLPTPCIKGDRVSITIPEDECLLGLESCKQNLHGRIIWPKRSTPLTLVSLKSKLSSLWNSIGKWDVTSSGKVFFEFTFLSIEDFRRVLLVNSWNLSHGILKLFPWSKNSNPAMLGQTSTQVWICVYGFSWEYWGPKIIFTIASSVGIPNFIDSCSNTPQFDRSFGQFVRFLVDINLAKELCLNFLFEIVGFAFLWISSTKDYHTFVNPVNVLDILKVAAKKESTTGVQNPPKPLKATHPIANSNVELPQPHNHGKELSVYDQSNLINGIKDNNTEAQRNNSIFWHNLWANLADPNNMDDYEENSVEDEYIEPDLTKFLLALTKSKKKKLRQKSKAKTIYLTRSQSGNLKPSS from the exons ATGGAAGACCCCTTTATTCTCTTCCCTGAGACAAATCCTCACCTTCCCCCACCACGTAACCTAAGTACGACTAAATCTCTCCTCAACCTATCCAACAAACCTACAAAATCTTATGTTAAACTTATGTCTAATGTATGTAATATTCCACTCAGTCAACTCCCCACTCCATGCATTAAGGGAGATAGAGTATCTATTACTATACCAGAAGACGAATGCCTCTTGGGTTTAGAGTCCTGCAAGCAGAATCTGCACGGTCGAATCATTTGGCCTAAACGATCTACCCCTCTCACACTGGTTTCCCTAAAATCTAAGTTGTCCTCTCTGTGGAACTCGATTGGAAAATGGGACGTTACTTCATCGGGCAAGGTTTTCTTTGAATTCACCTTCTTAAGTATTGAAGATTTTCGAAGGGTCCTCTTAGTAAACTCGTGGAATCTTTCGCATGGTATCCTGAAGTTGTTTCCATGGAGCAAAAATTCCAACCCTGCAATGCTAGGACAGACTTCCACCCAGGTTTGGATTTGTGTTTATGGGTTTTCATGGGAATATTGGGGACCCaaaattatttttactattgCTAGTAGTGTTGGTATTCCCAATTTCATAGATTCTTGCTCCAACACACCCCAATTTGATAGATCTTTTGGGCAATTTGTCAGGTTTTTAGTAGACATCAATCTTGCTAAAGAGCTTTGTTTAAACTTTCTATTTGAAATAGTTGGATTTGCCTTTTTGTGGATATCGAGTACAAAAGACTACCACACTTTTGTGAATCCCGTCAATGTATTGGACATTCTCAAAGTAGCTGCAAAAAAAGAATCG ACAACAGGAGTTCAAAATCCTCCGAAGCCATTAAAGGCTACTCATCCTATAGCTAACTCAAATGTTGAGTTGCCACAACCTCACAACCATGGCAAGGAGTTGAGTGTCTACGACCAAAGCAATC TCATCAACGGAATTAAGGATAATAACACTGAAGCTCAAAGGAACAATTCGATATTTTGGCACAATTTATGGGCAAACCTTGCTGATCCGAATAATATGGATGATTATGAAGAAAACTCAGTTGAAGATGAGTACATCGAACCTGACCTTACCAAGTTCCTACTAGCCTTAACTAAATCCAAAAAGAAAAAGTTAAGACAGAAATCAAAAGCCAAAACCATATACCTAACCAGATCTCAATCTGGTAACCTTAAGCCTTCCTCATGA
- the LOC131656239 gene encoding NAC domain-containing protein 86-like has translation MAPVSLPPGFRFHPTDEELVSYYLKRKINGRRIELEIIPEVDLYKCEPWDLPGKSLLPGKDLEWYFFSPRDRKYPNGSRTNRATKSGYWKATGKDRKVNSQTRAVGMKKTLVYYRGRAPHGSRTGWVMHEYRLDERECDNPSSGLQDAYALCRIFKKSTVIVPKVGEQYVNNVTMHANHMTSDQSSSIELYSEGRDEVLESSNYLMPWDNTNSTQTLNGANTFSNNGGDISRDNNGIWTQFLSEDLLNLPTSSSSFPNYGSTPNYPPSKVDIALECARMQHRFTMPPLEVQDFPQVGISDHKTTHFASGSMCGTRNDTDILQEILSVAQASQELINQSNYSHTFGGNENYGTHHEHDNDFTFMVGNNNNYNHMSDHMMNSMRFDDKAWEDPNTRSIEIGNLDDEFKTERMVENLRWVGMSSNDLEKSFMEENQKVVPIEDISSFHTNRKENEVQVESEHQNMNKEINDTDIDNFSMEFINDNDNPNENFIDDGTIDYSNSTSYEVVEETTKVSHGMFVATRQVADTFFHKLTPSQTIKVQLNPIMENTKFIEKAKTLMIPNKQGYSLLRKIKANLMEYMKKPSKTIASAIVFMFALFLVLCVYLKEQVEEMKPKSVCVKKKYCYGANSMKKIIWNEKEKDWFVGIKNGKGFDVVLKKIGIFLTISLAICTMWANHMI, from the exons ATGGCACCTGTTTCATTGCCTCCTGGATTTAGGTTCCATCCCACAGATGAAGAACTTGTTTCTTATTACCTCAAAAGAAAGATTAATGGCCGTCGAATCGAATTGGAAATCATCCCTGAAGTTGATCTCTACAAGTGTGAACCATGGGACTTGCCAG GGAAGTCATTGCTACCAGGAAAAGATTTGGAATGGTATTTTTTCAGTCCACGAGACAGGAAGTATCCAAATGGATCGAGAACAAATAGAGCTACGAAATCTGGATATTGGAAAGCAACCGGGAAAGATCGGAAGGTGAATTCACAGACTCGCGCTGTTGGAAtgaagaaaaccctagtttactATAGAGGAAGAGCTCCTCATGGATCTCGTACCGGTTGGGTTATGCATGAGTATCGTCTTGATGAAAGAGAATGCGACAATCCTTCTTCAGGATTGCAG GACGCATATGCGCTATGCCGAATATTCAAGAAGAGTACAGTGATTGTTCCAAAAGTTGGGGAGCAGTATGTGAATAATGTGACCATGCATGCAAATCATATGACAAGTGATCAATCATCAAGCATTGAGTTATATTCTGAAGGGAGAGATGAAGTTTTGGAGAGCTCAAATTATTTGATGCCATGGGATAATACAAACTCAACCCAAACCCTAAATGGGGCTAATACTTTTAGCAACAATGGTGGAGATATCTCGAGGGATAATAATGGGATTTGGACACAGTTTTTATCAGAAGATTTACTCAATCTTCCAACATCTTCTTCATCATTTCCCAATTATGGTTCCACTCCGAATTACCCTCCATCAAAG GTGGATATTGCACTAGAGTGTGCAAGGATGCAACATAGGTTTACCATGCCACCCTTGGAGGTGCAAGACTTCCCTCAAGTTGGTATTTCTGATCACAAAACAACACACTTCGCCTCCGGTTCCATGTGTGGAACCAGAAATGACACAGATATCTTGCAGGAAATTCTATCTGTAGCTCAAGCTTCTCAGGAACTGATTAACCAATCAAACTACTCACATACATTTGGTGGCAATGAAAACTATGGTACTCATCATGAACATGATAATGATTTCACTTTTATGGTTGGCAATAATAACAATTACAATCATATGAGTGATCATATGATGAACTCCATGAGATTTGATGACAAAGCATGGGAAGATCCAAACACAAGATCTATAGAGATTGGGAATCTTGATGATGAGTTCAAGACAGAAAGGATGGTTGAGAATTTAAGATGGGTTGGAATGTCAAGCAATGATTTAGAAAAG AGTTTTATGGAAGAGAATCAAAAGGTTGTTCCAATTGAAGATATTTCAAGCTTCCACACAAATAGGAAAGAGAATGAGGTGCAag TGGAATCTGAGCATCAAAACATGAACAAAGAAATCAATGACACTGACATTGATAATTTCTCAATGGAGTTTATCAATGATAATGATAACCCTAATGAGAATTTTATAGATGATGGTACCATTGATTATTCAAATTCTACAAGCTATGAAGTTGTTGAGGAAACAACAAAAGTTAGTCATGGAATGTTTGTTGCTACACGTCAAGTAGCAGACACATTCTTCCACAAGCTAACACCTTCACAAACAATCAAAGTTCAACTCAATCCAATTATGGAAAACACAAAATTCATAGAAAAAGCAAAGACATTGATGATACCAAACAAACAAGGTTACTCTCTCTTAAGGAAAATTAAGGCCAATTTGATGGAGTACATGAAGAAACCATCAAAGACAATAGCAAGTGCCATTGTGTTTATGTTTGCACTTTTTTTGGTGCTTTGTGTTTATTTGAAGGAGCAAGTTGAAGAAATGAAACCAAAGTCAGTGTGTGTGAAAAAGAAGTATTGCTATGGAGCTAATAGCATGAAGAAAATCATTTggaatgagaaagaaaaagattgGTTTGTTGGTATCAAAAATGGAAAAGGTTTTGATGTGGTGTTGAAGAAGATAGGAATTTTTCTCACCATATCATTGGCTATTTGTACTATGTGGGCTAACCATATGATATAG